The following nucleotide sequence is from Psychroserpens sp. Hel_I_66.
CAAAAAAACTCTCTCAATGAACGTCTTCAATATGCTATTGAGTCTGTAGAGATTGCAAAAAATATTAAACAAGATTCTTCTATATTACTTAGTAATAGGCAGTTGTCTGTTTTGTTTTATGAAAATGGACAATATGAAGATTATTTAAATCTAACAAGATCTAATATTCTACTTGCGGATAAGTTAAATGATTCTATGGCTATAGCCTTAGCTAACGATAATTTGGCAAGATATTATCATTCGGTTCAAGAAAATGACAGTGCTTATTTTTACTATTCAAAGGCTTTGAATTTTTATAACCTCACAAATGAACTAGAACAAAAAGCTACTATACTACTAAATATAGCCGATATACAGGATACCGAAAAAGATTATATAGGTAGCGAGGAGAACGCTATTAAGTCCCTTCGTGTTTTTGAGACTTTACCAAAAACAGAAGATATTTATGAGAGTTTATGGATTCTAAATAATTTATTAGGTATTATTTCTTTAAAACTTGGGGATTATGAGAAATCTTTAGAATACCACTATAAAGCAGAGTCAATTGCAGACGATATGCGAGAAGGTTTTTATAATAAGATTTTCTCTATTAACAATAGGGCTTTTGTTTATAGAGAGCAAAATCAATATGAGAAATCTTTAGAACTTTATGATGAATTAAGATCTATTAAAAACGAATATAACGAATACGACCCTACATTTTATCCTTTAGTTTTAGACAATTACGCATATACCAAATTTGTTGCTGGTGATAAGGATTACAATACTATTGAAAAGCTTTTTAAAGAAGCTTATTCTATAAGTGCCAGATTGGGTGATCCTATCACAAAACTGCAAGTGAGTATAGATATCTCTAAATTTTATCTCCAACAAAAGAAAATTGATTCCTCATTAAAATACGCTAACATTTCCTACAAATTGGCTAAAGAGACTTCTTCCAATGAAATTTTGTTAGATGTTTTGGAAGTCCTTTCAGAATTGAAAGAAGGTGAGGAAGGAAAAGATTATCTAAAAGAGCACATCAAGCTAAGTGATAGTCTGCTCAATCTCGAGAGAAACAAGAGAAACAAATTCGCAAGAATAGAATTTGAAACTGATAAAATAGAAGAGGAAAATGAGAAAATAACTGAGCAAAGGTTATGGTTGATAATTACCTCAATTGGTTTGTTATTTACGATATTTTTACTTTATATAATTGTCACTCAGCGCGCAAAAAACAAGGAGCTTAAATTTGAAAAAGACCAGCAAAAAGCAAATGAAGAGATTTATAATTTGATGTTATCTCAACAAGATAAGGTCGATGAGGCTAGAGCTAACGAAAAAATTAGAATTTCAGAAGAGCTCCATGATGGTATTTTAGGACGATTGTTCGGGACAAGGTTAAGTTTGGATAGTTTTAATTTTTCCGAAGGAAAAGAGGCAATACATAAACGTGCGAGTTACATTAGTGAACTTAAAATTATTGAGGACGATATTAGAAAAATATCACATGATTTAAATACAGATTTTGTATCTGGTTCTGGTTTTATGGGTATCGTTTCAGAATTAATTGAAAAGCAAACAGAAGCGTATCAACTGCAATCATCATTTGTTTATACCGATGATATCAACTGGGAAATGGTCACTAATAAGGCTAAGATAAATATTTATAGAATCATACAAGAATCGCTTCAAAATATTTACAAGCATGCCAACGCTAAGCTTGTGAAAATTAGTTTTCAATTAAAAAATAATGTAATTTGCTTATCAATAATTGACGATGGTGATGGGTTTGATGCCAATAAAAGCAAAAAAGGAATTGGCTTAAAAAATATTAATTCTAGAGTAGAGGAGGTTGGTGGTAATGTGAGATTTAACTCTAAAATAAATCAAGGTACTGAGGTTGAAATAATGATGCCTTACAAAAATTAAACACAATGCAACAAGTTCATATTTTAATGGTTGATGATCATCCCATAATTATTGAAGGTTATCAAAATACATTAATGGCTACTAAAAAGGACGACCAAACTCTGGTTATCGATACAGCTAATACCTGTGATGCTGCTCATATTTTAATGCAAAAAGCAGCCGATGAAAGACCTTACGATGTATGTTTTTTTGATATTAGTCTTCCACCATCTGCAGATGGAAAAATCACCTCTGGGGAGGATCTTGCGAAGATATCTAGAGAAATTATGCCTAGAGCAAAAGTGATTATTTTAACGATGTTCAATGAGTCTTATCGTATTCATAATATTGTTAGAGAAATAAGTCCTGATGGGTTTTTGATAAAAAGTGATTTGACATCCAGTGAACTGGCTGAAGCTTTTCAGCATATTTTAGTTGATCCACCATATTATAGTAGTACTGTAAGTAATTTTTTAAATAAATCTGTTGTTAATGAAATTTATGTAGATGATATTAACCGTAAAATACTTCACTTATTATCAAAAGGAATCAAGACAAGAAGTCTAACGGAATACATAGATTTGTCTATGAGCGCTATTGAAAAAAGAAAAAAGCAGCTCAAGCTTTTATTCTCGATTGAAGATGGTAAAGATGAATCTTTGATAATAGAAGCTCGAAAAAAAGGGTTTCTATAAATAAAACTGTTAAATAACCTATTTATTCTAATTTTATTGCTTCTTCAATCTCACGTTATCATTGAAAATTACGGTTTTTCCACACCATGTTTACGGTTTTTCCGTAACAAAAAGTTATTAACATTAAATATCTTTGAATAAGTCAACAAACGTTATTTTAATCCCTCTAAGTAATTTGTTGAATTAATAGCAACATAATTAAAACCTGATACCTCTCAACAAGTATCAGGTTTTTTTGGTTTGAAATACTTTCACTATTTATTAGGCATTCAAGATCACTAAAATATGTTCGTGATAGATATGTGACGTTATAATTATATCATAGATAGATAACCTATGCTTACAGTTTTATAACTAAAAAATTAGTTTAAACTAATTTTTTAGTTATATTTGTTTATCAGAAAATGAAAACGAAATCATGAAACAACTCACAAAAGCTGAAGAAGAGATCATGCAAGTCCTCTGGCAATTAGAAAAAGCCAATGTAAAAGACGTTATCAATCAACTTCCAGAACCAAAACCTGCATACAACACCGTATCTACGATTATTAGAATTCTTGAAAATAAAGGGTTTGTAGATTATAAAAAGCAAGGTAAGGGGCACATCTATTTTCCGCTTCTCAAAAAGCAAGAGTATAGTAACCAATCTATTAATAATTTAGTAGACAACTATTTTCAAGGTTCTTTTAAAAGCATGGTGTCTTTTTTTGTCAAGAAAAATGATGTCGATTTAAAAGATATGGAAGCGATTTTAAAGGAAATTAACAAAACAAACCAATAACATGTTACACTATATCATACAAGTCGTTGCGTTTCAATTACTGTTTTTAATTATCTATGATTTGTTTCTGCGAAAGGAAACTTTTTTCACCCTCAATCGTATCTATCTGTTAAGTACATCCATATTATCGTTGGTGATTCCCTTTGTCAAAATAGAGCGCATAAAAGAAGTAGTACCCAAAGATTTTGTAATTAGCCTACCAGAAGTTCTCATTGGTGACACCACAAAGCCAGCAAGCGCAATTGATCCTACCACTACTTTAGAAGCAGGCATCAATATTGGGCCACAACCAGTTTCTATTTGGAATATCATATTAATATCTGGGATGTGTGTTGCTGCCTTGATTTTAGTCTATAAAATCATTAAACTATTCTTGTTGGTGTCTAAAAATCCAAAATATCGAAATGGAAAAGTG
It contains:
- a CDS encoding tetratricopeptide repeat-containing sensor histidine kinase: MNKILTLILFCIISLSFQAQTKESKLKEVISLRKKSKNQKNSLNERLQYAIESVEIAKNIKQDSSILLSNRQLSVLFYENGQYEDYLNLTRSNILLADKLNDSMAIALANDNLARYYHSVQENDSAYFYYSKALNFYNLTNELEQKATILLNIADIQDTEKDYIGSEENAIKSLRVFETLPKTEDIYESLWILNNLLGIISLKLGDYEKSLEYHYKAESIADDMREGFYNKIFSINNRAFVYREQNQYEKSLELYDELRSIKNEYNEYDPTFYPLVLDNYAYTKFVAGDKDYNTIEKLFKEAYSISARLGDPITKLQVSIDISKFYLQQKKIDSSLKYANISYKLAKETSSNEILLDVLEVLSELKEGEEGKDYLKEHIKLSDSLLNLERNKRNKFARIEFETDKIEEENEKITEQRLWLIITSIGLLFTIFLLYIIVTQRAKNKELKFEKDQQKANEEIYNLMLSQQDKVDEARANEKIRISEELHDGILGRLFGTRLSLDSFNFSEGKEAIHKRASYISELKIIEDDIRKISHDLNTDFVSGSGFMGIVSELIEKQTEAYQLQSSFVYTDDINWEMVTNKAKINIYRIIQESLQNIYKHANAKLVKISFQLKNNVICLSIIDDGDGFDANKSKKGIGLKNINSRVEEVGGNVRFNSKINQGTEVEIMMPYKN
- a CDS encoding response regulator; this translates as MQQVHILMVDDHPIIIEGYQNTLMATKKDDQTLVIDTANTCDAAHILMQKAADERPYDVCFFDISLPPSADGKITSGEDLAKISREIMPRAKVIILTMFNESYRIHNIVREISPDGFLIKSDLTSSELAEAFQHILVDPPYYSSTVSNFLNKSVVNEIYVDDINRKILHLLSKGIKTRSLTEYIDLSMSAIEKRKKQLKLLFSIEDGKDESLIIEARKKGFL
- a CDS encoding BlaI/MecI/CopY family transcriptional regulator; the protein is MKQLTKAEEEIMQVLWQLEKANVKDVINQLPEPKPAYNTVSTIIRILENKGFVDYKKQGKGHIYFPLLKKQEYSNQSINNLVDNYFQGSFKSMVSFFVKKNDVDLKDMEAILKEINKTNQ